One Oryza brachyantha chromosome 3, ObraRS2, whole genome shotgun sequence DNA segment encodes these proteins:
- the LOC102707019 gene encoding adenylosuccinate synthetase 2, chloroplastic encodes MPFSALCLDPAASLSFLPAAARPPAPCAVAPRSRRAVRVRAEASVVTAAEEPASAAAQGRLESLSQVAGVLGTQWGDEGKGKLVDILARRFDVVARCQGGANAGHTIYNSEGKKFALHLVPSGILNENTQCVIGNGAVVHLPGFFKEIDGLESNGVSCKGRILVSDRAHLLFDFHQTVDGLREVELGNSLIGTTKRGIGPCYSNKVTRNGLRVSDLRHMDTFGAKLNTLLTDAALRFEGFEYSTKTLKEEVEKYEKFAERLGPYITDTVHFMNQSILQKKKILVEGGQATMLDIDFGTYPFVTSSSPSAGGICTGLGIAPRNIGDLIGVVKAYTTRVGSGPFPTELLGKTGDLLRASGMEFGTTTGRPRRCGWLDIVALKYCCQINGFSSLNLTKLDVLTGLKEVKLGTSYCTEDGNSIESFPADLDLLEKIKVKYEVLPGWEDDISSVRSYSDLPETARLYVERIEELVGIPVHYIGVGPGRDALIYR; translated from the exons ATGCCCTTCTCCGCTCTCTGCCTCGaccccgccgcctcgctctccttcctccccgccgccgcgcggccccCGGCGCCATGCGCGGTggcgccgcgctcgcgccgGGCGGTGAGGGTGAGGGCGGAGGCCTCCGTGGTGACGGCCGCGGAGgagccggcgtcggcggcagcgCAGGGGCGGCTGGAGTCGCTGAGCCAGGTCGCCGGGGTGCTGGGCACGCAGTGGGGGGacgaggggaaggggaagctCGTGGATATCCTCGCGCGGCGGTTCGACGTCGTCGCGCGGTGCCAG GGTGGAGCTAATGCTGGACatactatatataattcagAGGGAAAGAAGTTTGCACTGCATCTTGTTCCATCAGGCATCCTCAATGAGAACACACAATGTGTGATTGGTAACGGAGCAGTGGTTCATCTTCCTGGCTTCTTTAAGGAAATTGATGGGTTGGAATCAAATGGGGTTTCCTGCAAAGGAAGAATTCTAGTTTCCGATCGTGCCCatcttttatttgattttcatCAAACTGTTGATGGGCTCAGAGAGGTAGAGCTTGGAAATTCCCTTATAGGAACAACAAAGAGGGGAATTGGACCATGCTATTCGAACAAAGTTACAAGGAATGGACTTAGAGTCAGTGATCTGCGGCATATGGATACCTTTGGTGCTAAACTCAATACCTTACTGACAGATGCAGCTCTTCGCTTTGAAGGATTTGAGTACAGTACCAAGACCCTTAAAGAGGAGGTTGAGAAGTACGAAAAGTTTGCCGAGCGTTTAGGACCTTATATTACTGATACTGTGCACTTCATGAATCAGTCAATCttgcaaaagaagaaaatattggTTGAAGGTGGTCAAGCCACCATGTTAGACATTGACTTTGGCACTTACCCGTTTGTTACTTCCTCAAGTCCCTCAGCTGGTGGTATTTGCACCGGCCTTGGTATTGCTCCTAGAAATATCGGTGATCTCATTGGAGTG GTAAAAGCTTACACAACCAGGGTCGGCTCTGGTCCATTTCCAACAGAGCTGCTGGGTAAGACTGGTGATTTGCTTCGTGCTTCTGGAATGGAATTTGGGACAACAACAGGTCGGCCAAGGCGCTGTGGCTGGCTTGATATAGTTGCACTCAAGTACTGCTGCCAAATAAACGGTTTCTCGTCTTTAAATCTGACAAAACTCGACGTCTTGACTGGTCTCAAGGAAGTAAAGCTGGGAACTTCATACTGTACCGAAGATGGTAACTCAATCGAATCATTCCCAGCAGACCTTGATCTTCTAGAGAAAATTAAG GTCAAATATGAGGTCCTACCTGGTTGGGAGGATGACATCTCCTCGGTACGAAGCTACAGTGATCTCCCAGAGACTGCTCGTTTGTACGTGGAGAGGATAGAGGAGCTGGTTGGTATCCCAGTCCACTACATCGGGGTAGGACCTGGCCGTGATGCTCTCATATACAGATAA
- the LOC102707299 gene encoding N-terminal acetyltransferase B complex catalytic subunit NAA20, which yields MTTIRRFCCDDLLRFSSVNLDHLTETFNMSFYMTYMARWPDYFHAAVSPGDRVMGYIMGKVEGQGESWHGHVTAVSVASEFRRQKLAKKLMNLLEEISDKMDKAYFVDLFVRASNMPAIRMYEKLGYVVYRRVLRYYSGEEDGLDMRKALSQDVEKKSIIPLKRPITPDELEYD from the exons ATGACGACCATCCGCCGGTTCTGCTGCGACGATCTGCTCCGCTTCTCCTCCGTCAATCTCGACCACCTCACCGAGACC TTCAACATGTCCTTCTACATGACGTACATGGCTCGCTGGCCTGACTACTTCCACGCCGCCGTCAGCCCCGGGGACCGCGTCATGGGATACA TCATGGGTAAGGTTGAAGGACAAGGCGAATCTTGGCATGGACATGTCACGGCAGTGTCTGTTGCCTCAGAATTTCGGAGGCAGAAGTTAGCCAAGAAGCTTATGAACCTGCTGGAGGAAATCAGTGATAAGAT GGATAAGGCCTACTTTGTGGATCTCTTCGTAAGAGCGTCTAACATGCCAGCGATAAGGATGTATGAAAAG CTTGGCTATGTAGTTTATCGAAGGGTGCTCCGCTACTACTCAGGGGAAGAAGATGGCCTTG ATATGAGAAAGGCTTTGTCACAAGATGTTGAGAAGAAGTCCATCATACCACTGAAGAGACCAATAACACCCGATGAACTTGAATATGATTGA